The genomic stretch acttcatttaaaaattttaatcatgtttgctgctgatataactttaactgtccatttttccaaccataaaaaaatatatagtacttttttgtccctgtaaaacaaagttggcacagtttcaTCAGTAGCCCCAATGACTAAACATGCCACGCATatgtgaagctcgccagagatagacggaCTGGAAGATGcctcacttttaaaaaaaaacaacaaaaaaaaaaaacggatccAAGGTTTGGGACAATTTCACACTCATTTTCCCAAACCTTGGATCGTCTAACACGCCGTGTTCTTTCACCAGTAGCCGCTAAACATGTTGCTGAATGCTattgcgcatgtgtgaagctcgccagagagacagacaggaagatgtctcactccgttaaaaaaaaaaaaaaaaaaaaaaactccagtaATAAAAAATGACTATTACCGACAATTAAAGTCGTCATCAGCCatttttattgtcgattatCGTCGACAGATACAGATACTTAATactttaaaatgctgtttagctgagattaaaatctgacactcacatatttatatttttggttGTAAAGATAGTTCATTAAACATGATTGTGGTTTCCacagtaaaataattttttttttctacttggattttatgtttttttttgtgtgattttatgtCCAATGTGTTAAAggcaaaagtagtcaaaaaccAATTACACCTCAAGAGTTGTTCCAAACAGGCTACAATTCCAAAATCAAAATAGAAatacatacctcacagtaactgcacctGTAGAGTCTCTTTCTAGTGTGGCTCCGATGGTGTGCTTTCAAGGAGTTTGGAGCTTTATAagccttatcacacaggtcacatttataaggtctctcctcagtgtgggtaagTTTGTGGATGTGTAAGTTGTTGTATGTCACAAACAGTTTGCCACACAAATCACAAGAGCACACATCCTGTCTGGTGTGGATGCGTTGGTGTTTATTTAGGCTGCCTAGGTGGCTGAAAGCTTTTCCACAGATGTCACAGCggtatgccttaattccagagtgggtaactTGATGCATCCATAAGTTTTTCCTGCAAGTAAAAGCTCTCCCgcactgatcacagctgaaaGGTTTAACTCCGCTGTGGATGAGCTTATGCATCTCCAGGCCTTCTTTACGGGTAAAACACTTCCCACATTGATCACAACTGAATGGTTTAACTCCAGTGTGGAAGACTTGATGTCTTTTTAGGGTTTTCATTTcagtaaaagactttccacataAATCACACTTGAACGGTTTAACTCCACTGTGGATGACTTGATGATTTTTTAAATGTCCAGACTGCGTataagactttccacacaagtcacatttGAATGGTTTAACTCCACTGTGGACGACCTGATGACTTTTTAAGTGTCCAGATCGAGTGTAAGATTTTCCACACACGTCACACCTGTACGGTTTAATGCTGTGGATGAACTTATGCATTTCCAAGCTGTGTTTCTGGGtaaaacccttcccacactgatcacaacTGTATGGTTTAACTTCACTGTGAAAGACATGATGCCTTTTTAGGTCACTCCTCTGTGTAAAAGACTTTCTACACAAATCACAGCTGAATGGTTTAACTCCACTGTGTGTGAATTGGTGTCTTTTTAAGTGTGTACGCTGGGTGTAAGACTTTCCACACAGGTCACAGCTGAATggtctctctccagtgtgggTGACACAATGTTTATTTAGTGAGTCCTTCCCAGtaaaacccttcccacactgatcacagctgtattgtttttctccctttcttccaTGAGGTTTGTCGGCCTCCTGAGAGCACTGACTTCTCggtccatgttggtcctgcagtgacagagatacaaacagaggcagcgAGTGAAACGCAGTTCTGGAAcaaactagggatggcacgataccacttttttatgtccgataccgataccgatcTTTTAAATTTGGACATCGGCctataccgatataaatccgatatttaaaatttatctaggcatttaaaaacattaaaaaaaaaatttaaaaaaagaagtcaacagtctctcacacaacaaaatcaaagtcttttagttgtcacacatacaagactaaggaccagggtggacagagctttttaggcagtggcaccaaagctctggaactgtttaccactccagctccatttagctgtctctgtggcatcatttaaaaaatagttgaaaacttttctgtttaaccaggctttctggtttctgactttatttttattcttttaatatggtaatgttattatgttttcaacatagtgttttctgggggtgggggtggggggttgatattgtgttttaattattgtacagtgcctttctgtctgtgaaaatgttatataaataaactttacttacttacaacaataactatcacctgaatcctgttgcttctgtgtgagaagttgatgcattggcttatggtatgttgcaaatttcattagggctgcaactattgattattttagcaattgactattctatttatattgattacctaagtaactggataagaaatactttttttcaacggttcatctgcatattttaacttctgaactgtagtttttccctgtgtgaaacaaacagggtggatggagcagctacaaagttctcttttcttcacttactgatcaggtggttgatgaaggacctccagctgtttcccagtaaaggtttatggaggttacagggacgaaaaagacgaaaaaaaaattccttctgctccatctgagccggctctgcctctttctgcttgtgcagacagactgctcgtaaatcagctgactgctgctgttttgtcatcagtgtttatgttgacaaactgggggctgcatgagcgtaatcttgtaatgctttatatttacaagcattctcctaaatacgtttctactgcaggtaccggacggtcaccagtgctaatagctgcgctcgctagcagtatgttcgggagctgaagtagagggaaaaaaaataacagctgattctcagcacagcgagcacaacacacgaacacagcagagagcggtggaggcggaacaacatgtcagcgatgatcgctcactgtcaaagggaatccgtcacaGCGACGGCGAACTTTATAGAATGTGCGGAGGGTTTTTTCCTAACTCCtgatgcagctctaagctggtttggtcaaccgcaaacccacaagaagaagaagacgacggagcactgtaatgcagctaatgtgagcgaaacgttatttaatgtatcggattacattttttatttctctccgatatccgatccagtaatttaggccagtatcggaccgataccgatactgaatatcggatcggcgcatccctagaacaaacatccatccacttctgctTATTGAGCACAAAGTCAcagtgggctggagcctatcccagctgtcacagggtgagaggaaaGGTATATCATGGAAAGGTCACTGCagagctaacacacagagacagacagctaTTCACTCTCACATTCTCTCAGTCAAAtaagaatcaccaattaatccTCTGTACCCCACAAAGCCAGCCACCTTGCATTTCCCCATAACGGCCACAGCTGGTGAGTGTTTCTAttactgtttgtgtataaaaacatttttatacacatgctattttaacatattttaataatatcaacactCAGCAATACATCAGGAATAAACAGGGGTATGTGGCAACTaaatattttgatatattttatgtttttacttcAGAATGACCTCAAACTCCTGGCCAGCATTGATCTGGTGAGTACAGACTCTCAGATCACTGTTTACCTCATAACGTCGAGTGTGGCGCGTCCACAACTACTGAGCCTGCAGGAGGctataaaactttgtgaaagga from Archocentrus centrarchus isolate MPI-CPG fArcCen1 chromosome 20, fArcCen1, whole genome shotgun sequence encodes the following:
- the LOC115799100 gene encoding gastrula zinc finger protein XlCGF26.1-like; amino-acid sequence: MSSTEQDQHGPRSQCSQEADKPHGRKGEKQYSCDQCGKGFTGKDSLNKHCVTHTGERPFSCDLCGKSYTQRTHLKRHQFTHSGVKPFSCDLCRKSFTQRSDLKRHHVFHSEVKPYSCDQCGKGFTQKHSLEMHKFIHSIKPYRCDVCGKSYTRSGHLKSHQVVHSGVKPFKCDLCGKSYTQSGHLKNHQVIHSGVKPFKCDLCGKSFTEMKTLKRHQVFHTGVKPFSCDQCGKCFTRKEGLEMHKLIHSGVKPFSCDQCGRAFTCRKNLWMHQVTHSGIKAYRCDICGKAFSHLGSLNKHQRIHTRQDVCSCDLCGKLFVTYNNLHIHKLTHTEERPYKCDLCDKAYKAPNSLKAHHRSHTRKRLYRCSYCEKQSDADGSSSQPCRHCGGRKPFCCDVCGKAFKKKKGLIWHQRRHTGDKLNYCSECGKGFPTPSALKQHELFHSGVKKHLCDQCGSSFITTGDLKVHKRVHTGEKPYKCRYCEKSFAHSGNRNIHEGLHAEENYNCDQCDKSFGNLSSYSEHKRSHAANDLFHSYQCAKTFTSLSGLSEHQCDHAGLESFPSLDHSESTETQSSSSGCRVKLKHLEIRLHRIQMESLGSDEVTLISGLPVNNPES